AATCTTCAAAACGTAACAAAGTTGCCATTCCTGCTTCACCAGCACTCGGCCAAATATAATTAAATATATTATCGAGCATTGGATTGATTACATTAGGTAATAATGTCACTCCGAAAGCCACTGCCGCTGCCGCAATTGGTGATCCAATTAAAAGTCCAATTAAAACAGCTATCAAAAACACCAGCAAGAACGAGGACAACCCACCAGCTAAATCCACCCAAAATTTTGTAGTATCAAGCTGAATATATTCATTAGGAATATGGTTTAAAAAGTAAGACCAGCCAATAGCCATTGAAATCATGTAACTCAGCACAATCGTTATCATTCCCAAAATTAGTTTTACACCAACAATGTGCGTGCGCTTATAAGGCAGGGAAGCAGTAATTCGGTCCCCACGTGTATATCTTTCAAAAATAATAGCTAACACTCCTAAGATAAATACACTTACTTTAATCAATGTAAAAAATAAATCCATTTGAAAATAGAACATAAACGGCATGTATTCTTGATATTCCTCAGCCACAAATGTTGTATACATAGGTACTGCTAAATAAGCCACTGTTAAACTTGCATTCATTTCTTCATCAGAAGTTTTAAACTCCGGGTCCTCTTTTTGCTGCTTCAAAAAATCACTAGACTCATAATAATCCTTTTGACTTTGCCATCTATCCGCATCTGAAACTAGACCTAAAGTAATTCCTAGGAAAAACAACACCGCTACACCTATAAGCATCCATCTCATATTACGCCATTCCCGGTACCATAAACCTCGATTAAACATTGCTAGCCTCACCCCTCACTGTATGTCTTAAATCTCGTAGTAATCAATTTTATCATTCGTTAAATAAATCGTAAAAATATCTTCTATCGTGATCGCCATCTCTTCATACAGAATAGGATCTTCTTGTCGTAATTGCTGTACGAACTCGCTAGCATTTTCTGTTACTAATAGTGTATATATTCTCCCATTTCGATAAAGTAGTCTCGCTTTTTCTTTCACAAAACCAGGTATTATTTTCGTTTTGAATGCCACTTGAATTTTTACCGAATTATCTCGCATATCAGCTAAATAATAGTCTAACTCCACGCTTGCACCTTTCAATACAATAACTCTATCCGCAATAGCCTCCAACTCATCCAACCGATGAGAAGCAATAACCACACTTGTTTCACGCATTTTAACAGTGTCTTTAATAAGATTTAGAATTTGTTTTTTTATTATTACATCTAAACCATCCATTGGTTCATCCAAAAGCAAAAACCGAACATTTAGTGAAAAAGCTAAAATAATGAAAAATAAAGCTTTCCTCCCTTTTGAAAAAGACATCAACTTGGCTTTCATCGGGAGCTCAAATTGTTTCATTAAATCATTAAATAAATGCTCATCAAATGTCGTATAAATATTTTTATAAATCTTAACAACCGCGTGCACACTATATGTATTATAGTGGTTCATATTGTCTTCCAAAAAAAATAAGTCACGCTTCACTTCTGGGTGTTTATAAATACTTTTCCCGTCTAAAAAAACATCCCCATCATCAGGCAAGTAAATCCCCGTCATCGTTGAAAAAAGTGTTGTTTTCCCCACTCCATTCCGGCCAATGAGCGCGGTTACTTCCCCACCCTTTAAATCAAATGAAATATCCTTCAGTACTGTCTTGTCTTCCATCTTTTTTGTTATCTTTCGAATTTCCATTTTTTCACCTCACCAATCCATTATATAAGCTCCATGATAATTTTTCTATACTTTTAAAAATTTTCCACCAATTCTTTTCACAAAATTAATGCCCAAACCAATCATTATACTAATTTCACATATTGCGGTAAAATATTCCTATATGAATTTATTTAACTCCCCTGAGGTGAAAACATGATAAAACTTGACACTACTATGCTTGATTACTTTAAAGAAAATCCTACTCTCCGGAAACATTTATTTTCTGGTCATTTTGGTCTGGAAAAAGAAAATGTCCGTGTCACTGCTAATGGCAAATTAGCACTTACACCACATCCAGCCATTTTTGGCCCAAAAGAAGATAATCCATATATTAAAACCGATTTTTCCGAGAGCCAAATTGAAATGATTACACCAGTGACAGACTCAATCGACACGGTATATGAATGGCTTGAAAACCTTCATAACATCGTTTCCTTGCGCTCTAAAAATGAGCTGCTTTGGCCTTCTAGCAACCCGCCAATTTTACCGGCTGAAGAAGATATTCCGATTGCTGAATATAAAACACCCGATAGCCCTGACCGGAAATACCGCGAACATTTAGCAAAAGGATATGGCAAGAAAATCCAACTTTTATCTGGCATTCATTATAATTTTTCCTTTCCAGAAGTATTGATTGATGGGCTTTACTCAGAAATTAGCCTTCCAGAAGAATCAAAGCAAGACTTTAAAAACCGCTTGTATTTAAAAGTCGCTAAATATTTTATGAAAAATCGCTGGTTACTAGTTTACCTAACTGGTGCTAGTCCTGTTTATCTAGCCGACTTTACCCATACTAAAAACGAAGAAACTTTTGCTGATGGAAGTAGTTCTCTCCGTAACGGAATTTCGCTTCGTAACAGCAACGCCGGCTATAAAAACAAAGAAGCCTTATACGTTGATTACAATTCATTTGATGCTTATATCTCTAGTATCTCTAATTATATTGAACAAGGTAAAATCGAAAGCATGCGTGAGTTTTATAATCCCATTCGCTTAAAAAATGCCCATACAGATCAAACGGTCGAAAGCTTAGCAGAACACGGCGTAGAATATTTGGAAATCCGTTCGATTGACTTAAACCCGCTTGAAGCAAACGGTATCTCAAAAGACGAGCTTAACTTTATTCACCTATTTTTAATCAAAGGTTTGCTTTCCGAAGACCGTGAATTATGCGAAAACAATCAACAATTAGCTGACGAAAATGAAAATAATATCGCTTTAAACGGCCTAGCGCAACCAGCTATCAAAAATTGTGATAACGAGGAAATCCCACTTTCAGAAGCTGGATTACTAGAACTTACGAAAATGAATGACTTTATTCGTGTTCTTCTTCCAAACGATACTTATTTCACCAGTATCATCGAAAAACAAAAAGAACGATTGAAACATCCAGAAAAAACGATTGCTTCCCAAGTCATAAATCACGCCAAAACAACTGGTTATATCAATTTCCATTTATATCAAGCAAAAGCTTTTATGGAAAAAACCGAAGAATTAGCCTATAAACTGATTGGTGCCGAAGATATGGAGTTATCCACACAAATCATTTGGAAAGATGCCATCGCTCGCGGCATCAAAGTAGATGTTCTTGATCGTGCCGAAAATTTTTTACGCTTCCAAAAAGGTAATCATGTCGAATACATCAAACAAGCAAGTAAAACCTCCAAAGATAACTATGTCTCTGTTTTAATGATGGAAAATAAAGTCGTTACCAAAATAGTCCTAGCAGAAAATGGCATTCGCGTCCCATTTGGCGACAGTTTTAGCGACCAACTTCTGGCAAGTGAAGCCTATCCATTGTTTAAAGATAGACAAATCGTTATTAAACCGAAATCCACCAATTACGGATGGGGTATCAGTATATTTAAAAACACCTTTACGCTGGAAGACTATCAAGCAGCTTTAAACATCGCTTTTAGTTATGATAGTTCCGTCATTATTGAAGAATTTATCCCCGGTGATGAGTTTCGCTTTCTAGTAATTAACGACAAAGTAGAAGCAGTATTAAAGCGCGTTCCCGCTAATGTTACTGGTGATGGCATCCATAGTATTCGCGAACTAGTAAACGAAAAAAATACCGACCCATTACGTGGAACGAATCATTTAAAACCACTTGAAAAAATTCAGACTGGCCCAGAAGAAACCCTGATGCTTTCTATGCAAAAACTTTCTTGGGATAGCGTTCCAGCATCTGGTGAAATCATATACTTGCGTGAAAACTCTAACGTCAGCACTGGTGGCGATAGCATTGATTACACTGCTGAAATGGATGATTACTTTAAAGAAATTGCAATTCGAGCAACACAAGTGCTTGATGCCAAAATTTGCGGCGTTGATATCATTGTTCCACGTGAAACAATTGATCGTGAAAAACATGCTATCATCGAGCTTAATTTCAATCCTGCGATGCATATGCACTGCTTCCCATATCAAGGTGAACAGAAAAAAATTGGTGACAAGATTTTAGACTTCTTGTTTGAATAAAAGATAAATTACTAGGTAGGCCCTGAATCATGGTCTTGCCTAGTAATTTTAGTATTTTTTCATTTAATTTCACTATTTATGAAAAGCAAATCTAATTAATTCTCCCCTTCTCCATACCATCTTTCTCGTAAATCTTCACACCATACGCTTCCAAAATTTCTAACATTTTAATCCCTACTATTTTTCCAGCTAAATATGAAACCGAAAAACAGCTACTTTATCTTTCCACAAATCTATATTACAATAAGCTTTAAAGAAAAATGGAATGATCTTCCGTTTAAAATAGAAAGGGGTGACTACATGCATTTTTATGAAAGAATAAAAATCATGGTCCCGCCATTTCCCTGTGAAGGATGTTTTTTTCCTAGATAAATAATTCAGGAGAGTTTTTATGGAAAAAAACATCGAAACAAAGAAAGTCAATTTGGCGTTACTTGTTTGTCTTGTCGGTTTTCCGCAAATTAGTGAAACTATTTATACACCTTCTTTGACAGAAATTGCGGAGAGTTACCGTGTCACATTAAATTTGGCTCAAATGACTCTAAGCATCTATTTTCTCGCCTTTGCAGTTGGTGTATTCTTTTGGGGAGTTAGTTCAGATTATATCGGCCGACGTAAAGCAATGAACTTTGGGATCATTATCTATATTGTCGGTTGCTTAGTTTGTCTCTTCTCTAGTAACATTAGTACGCTCTTTATTGGGCGGTTTATCCAAGCTTTTGGCGCTAGCACGGGTTCTGTTACAACGCAGACAATTTTACGTGATAATTACCATGATAATGATCGCCATAAACTATTCGCAAAAATATCCGCTGCATTAGCATTTTCACCAGCAATTGGTCCGCTAATCGGTGGTTTTATTGGGCAATATTACGGTTTTCGTATGATGTTCTTATTTTTAGTAGTTATGGGAATGACCTTGTTATTATGGAGTCTAAAACAGCTTCCAGAAACAAAAATGACCGCCCCAGCTTCCTTCTGCACGAAAAAAATAATAACCATTGGTAAAAAAATAGTGTTTGACCGTTATACTGTTGCTTTTGGTGTGCTAATTGGTATTTTTAATGGGGTATTGTTTAGTTTCCACGCAGAAGCCCCTACAATTTTTATTGAAGCATTCCATTTTAGTCAGAGCCAGTATGGTCTTATGGGGTGCATTGTGGCGGCGGCGACTGTCCTAGGTGCTTGGTTATCCAGTTGGCGCTTAAAACAACAACAACTGCCTACTAAAATTATTAAAGAAGGTATTCATTTAGCTATCATTGGCAGCTTATCTCTTGGCGTTACAGCGCTAGTTACAGCATCTCAATCCATACAAACTATATTGTATATTCTCTTTATATCTGTTCTCTTGGCAGGAGTTGGCATGGCATTACCAAATTGCTTGAGTTTAGCGTTAGTGAAATTTCAAGAAGCTGCCGGAACTGCCGGAGCATTTTTGAGCTTAGGTTACTATGTTATCGTGAGTATTTGTACGTTCTTAATGGGGCTTCTACATACAGGCTCTTTGCTTGTATTACCAGCCTTTTGCTTAACGCTACTTCTAATTGGTCTGTTTTGTATTAAAACCGCACCTACCCATGAATAATTAGTATAAAAATAGAACAGAAATTTTGTAAATCATCGTTTTTAGAATGATTATACAAATTTTCTGTTCTATTTTAATTCCAAATCAATTAATTATTTTCCAAGTAATAGTTTTTTACTGCGCTAATTCTCCATCCATGCTTTCCATTTGAGCAAGAAACGCTTTTTGCCACTTTCTATCATTTAAAAACTCGATTGGGAACGTTGGATCGATTTCGTTCAAAATCCTTGCCCATGCATCCGTTCGTAATGAGGATGCCTGACGAATAGCGATTACCCACATAACAATCGTCCCGGCAATTAATACCAAAAATGCAATTATCCCTACCACTATAATCGCAACAAATTGTTCATTTTCCACTAAAAAGTAGATAAGAAGCCCGAACAGAAGCATTAGTCCGAAAAAAGCTCCTATTATTATAAAAGTTTTCTTTCTACTTGCTCTATATACAGAAACTCCCAATTCTTTTTCAAGTAATGCTAACTGGCGCACGGGGTTTCTCTTTTTAACAACAGGTATTGCATATTTATCTATTAGTAAATGTGCCGCCTTTACTTCTTCTTTATTATTCTTAGGCATAAGAACAATTAAAACAATAAAAAATATAATGACACCTAATTGAATCAAATAAAACACTCCTATAATCAAATTTTACACTTAATTATAGCATTAAACATTGCTGTAAAGTTTGTATCCTTTGTGAATTTTTACCTAAAAAAACAACTTCTCAACAAGATGCTTGTTAAGAAATTGTTTCACGTGAAACATATTAAACGTTAAAGCGGAAATGAACAACATCTCCATCTTTCATTTCGTATTCTTTACCTTCCAAACGAACTTTCCCTGCTTCTTTAGCTGCCTGTTCAGAGCCATATTCAACTAAAGCATCGTAAGCAACTACTTCTGCACGAATAAATCCTCGTTCAAAGTCCGTATGAATAATTCCCGCACATTGAGGAGCTTTCATTCCTTTAATGAACGTCCATGCACGAACTTCTTGGACTCCTGCTGTAAAGTAAGTAGCAAGTCCAAGCAATGTATACGCAGAACGAATAAGT
The nucleotide sequence above comes from Listeria ivanovii subsp. londoniensis. Encoded proteins:
- a CDS encoding ABC transporter permease subunit, which codes for MFNRGLWYREWRNMRWMLIGVAVLFFLGITLGLVSDADRWQSQKDYYESSDFLKQQKEDPEFKTSDEEMNASLTVAYLAVPMYTTFVAEEYQEYMPFMFYFQMDLFFTLIKVSVFILGVLAIIFERYTRGDRITASLPYKRTHIVGVKLILGMITIVLSYMISMAIGWSYFLNHIPNEYIQLDTTKFWVDLAGGLSSFLLVFLIAVLIGLLIGSPIAAAAVAFGVTLLPNVINPMLDNIFNYIWPSAGEAGMATLLRFEDYLNVFALFSFESVAIGPVIFSILLNIFMVVFILVLYRKQHIERSGYLFAFPWVKWPFLIVFSLVFGVAIANLAVTNTDSLSFVSYICWGIGSVIAVFILMLYLLRKMRGLFQGSKIN
- the gshAB gene encoding bifunctional glutamate--cysteine ligase GshA/glutathione synthetase GshB, whose product is MIKLDTTMLDYFKENPTLRKHLFSGHFGLEKENVRVTANGKLALTPHPAIFGPKEDNPYIKTDFSESQIEMITPVTDSIDTVYEWLENLHNIVSLRSKNELLWPSSNPPILPAEEDIPIAEYKTPDSPDRKYREHLAKGYGKKIQLLSGIHYNFSFPEVLIDGLYSEISLPEESKQDFKNRLYLKVAKYFMKNRWLLVYLTGASPVYLADFTHTKNEETFADGSSSLRNGISLRNSNAGYKNKEALYVDYNSFDAYISSISNYIEQGKIESMREFYNPIRLKNAHTDQTVESLAEHGVEYLEIRSIDLNPLEANGISKDELNFIHLFLIKGLLSEDRELCENNQQLADENENNIALNGLAQPAIKNCDNEEIPLSEAGLLELTKMNDFIRVLLPNDTYFTSIIEKQKERLKHPEKTIASQVINHAKTTGYINFHLYQAKAFMEKTEELAYKLIGAEDMELSTQIIWKDAIARGIKVDVLDRAENFLRFQKGNHVEYIKQASKTSKDNYVSVLMMENKVVTKIVLAENGIRVPFGDSFSDQLLASEAYPLFKDRQIVIKPKSTNYGWGISIFKNTFTLEDYQAALNIAFSYDSSVIIEEFIPGDEFRFLVINDKVEAVLKRVPANVTGDGIHSIRELVNEKNTDPLRGTNHLKPLEKIQTGPEETLMLSMQKLSWDSVPASGEIIYLRENSNVSTGGDSIDYTAEMDDYFKEIAIRATQVLDAKICGVDIIVPRETIDREKHAIIELNFNPAMHMHCFPYQGEQKKIGDKILDFLFE
- a CDS encoding multidrug effflux MFS transporter gives rise to the protein MEKNIETKKVNLALLVCLVGFPQISETIYTPSLTEIAESYRVTLNLAQMTLSIYFLAFAVGVFFWGVSSDYIGRRKAMNFGIIIYIVGCLVCLFSSNISTLFIGRFIQAFGASTGSVTTQTILRDNYHDNDRHKLFAKISAALAFSPAIGPLIGGFIGQYYGFRMMFLFLVVMGMTLLLWSLKQLPETKMTAPASFCTKKIITIGKKIVFDRYTVAFGVLIGIFNGVLFSFHAEAPTIFIEAFHFSQSQYGLMGCIVAAATVLGAWLSSWRLKQQQLPTKIIKEGIHLAIIGSLSLGVTALVTASQSIQTILYILFISVLLAGVGMALPNCLSLALVKFQEAAGTAGAFLSLGYYVIVSICTFLMGLLHTGSLLVLPAFCLTLLLIGLFCIKTAPTHE
- a CDS encoding ATP-binding cassette domain-containing protein; the encoded protein is MEIRKITKKMEDKTVLKDISFDLKGGEVTALIGRNGVGKTTLFSTMTGIYLPDDGDVFLDGKSIYKHPEVKRDLFFLEDNMNHYNTYSVHAVVKIYKNIYTTFDEHLFNDLMKQFELPMKAKLMSFSKGRKALFFIILAFSLNVRFLLLDEPMDGLDVIIKKQILNLIKDTVKMRETSVVIASHRLDELEAIADRVIVLKGASVELDYYLADMRDNSVKIQVAFKTKIIPGFVKEKARLLYRNGRIYTLLVTENASEFVQQLRQEDPILYEEMAITIEDIFTIYLTNDKIDYYEI